The following coding sequences lie in one Flavobacterium sp. 20NA77.7 genomic window:
- a CDS encoding G-D-S-L family lipolytic protein, which translates to MKKNKFILLSALAIGFASCEPEFENAVGANYTSGEADFSRYVAVGNSLTAGYMDGTVSRVSQSYSYPNLLAQKFALVGGGDFTQPSYADDVNNLGGLLLGGTQVGTTRLVIDASQGRPENIVGTPTIEVSNLQAKAYNNMGVPGAKSFHLLAAGYGNLAGVALGQANPYFVRHATTPSATVLGDAMSKNPTFFTNWIGSNDVLAYATNGGAAANGTTAAADHNATGNMNPATYGSNDITNSTVFASVYTNIINTLTNGGAKGVVCTIPSVTSIPYFTRVPYNPIAPSALGGSANITALNTQLYGPLDAIFTAYGEPNRINPLSATAANPILITDVDATDRSAAITAALTPQLGAATAAAFGAVFGRARQTTSADLVVLPASSVIGTTNSAAPAGININGVSFPMANKWVLTANERAKVAAATTAYNNAIVSIAATKHLAVADMNAVMNQLISGLRIETGQIYTADYFSGSTTEGQVLFSLDGVHPNARGYAVIANEIIKVINSYYHANLPLNHPSYFPGINIVPVN; encoded by the coding sequence ATGAAAAAAAATAAATTTATATTATTATCAGCATTAGCAATAGGTTTTGCTAGCTGTGAGCCAGAATTTGAAAACGCTGTTGGTGCCAATTATACATCGGGAGAAGCAGATTTTTCAAGATATGTAGCTGTAGGAAATTCATTAACAGCAGGTTACATGGACGGAACAGTGTCAAGAGTAAGTCAATCTTATTCCTATCCTAATTTATTAGCGCAAAAATTTGCATTAGTAGGCGGAGGAGACTTCACACAACCATCTTATGCAGATGATGTTAATAATCTAGGAGGTTTGCTTTTAGGCGGAACTCAAGTAGGAACAACAAGATTAGTAATTGATGCTTCTCAAGGTCGTCCAGAAAATATTGTAGGAACACCTACAATTGAAGTTTCTAATTTACAAGCAAAAGCATACAATAATATGGGTGTGCCAGGTGCAAAATCATTCCATTTATTAGCAGCAGGTTATGGAAATTTAGCTGGAGTAGCCTTAGGTCAAGCTAATCCTTATTTTGTAAGACATGCAACTACGCCATCAGCAACTGTTTTAGGTGACGCTATGTCAAAAAATCCAACATTCTTTACAAATTGGATTGGTTCTAATGATGTTTTAGCTTATGCTACAAATGGTGGAGCTGCAGCTAATGGAACTACAGCAGCTGCAGATCATAATGCAACAGGAAATATGAATCCTGCAACATATGGCTCTAATGATATTACAAATAGTACTGTATTTGCTAGTGTATATACTAATATCATTAACACTTTAACTAATGGTGGCGCAAAAGGAGTGGTGTGTACAATTCCTAGTGTAACATCAATTCCTTATTTTACAAGAGTACCTTACAATCCAATTGCTCCATCAGCATTAGGGGGGTCTGCAAATATAACTGCGTTAAACACACAATTATATGGCCCTTTAGATGCAATATTTACAGCTTATGGAGAACCTAACCGTATTAATCCATTGTCGGCGACTGCAGCAAATCCTATTTTGATTACTGATGTTGACGCAACAGATAGAAGTGCGGCTATTACAGCTGCTTTAACACCACAATTAGGTGCAGCAACTGCAGCAGCATTTGGCGCAGTTTTCGGAAGAGCACGCCAAACAACTTCTGCTGACTTAGTTGTTTTACCTGCATCATCAGTTATTGGTACAACAAACTCAGCGGCTCCTGCGGGAATCAACATAAACGGTGTTTCTTTTCCTATGGCAAACAAATGGGTTTTAACTGCAAATGAAAGAGCTAAAGTAGCAGCTGCAACTACAGCCTATAACAATGCTATTGTTTCTATTGCCGCTACTAAACATTTAGCAGTTGCAGATATGAATGCAGTTATGAATCAATTAATTTCTGGGTTAAGAATTGAAACAGGTCAAATCTATACAGCGGATTATTTTAGTGGTTCAACCACTGAAGGGCAAGTGTTATTCTCATTAGATGGAGTTCATCCAAATGCTAGAGGTTATGCTGTAATAGCGAATGAAATTATTAAAGTAATTAATTCGTATTATCATGCAAATTTACCTTTAAATCACCCGTCTTATTTTCCAGGAATAAATATTGTTCCAGTAAATTAA
- a CDS encoding OmpP1/FadL family transporter encodes MRKLFSLSLMTLASATMFAGGYRVSMQGQKQLAMGHTGVAVVNSAEVAFFNPAGMSFLDKKFNLSVGGNVLFAKTAFQNSMYNWQANTNNMGTPFSLYATYKINKFISAGLAVYTPYGSTVKWNQDWQGAHLVNNIKLEAIFVQPTVSFKVGDVFSIGGGPILATGGVKFDRNLSTNPLYSNNGQPTDVNLDAQGITAWGYNVGFMFKPAKDFTLGFDYRSEIIMEARGGAATFNDVPGFATAQLANTTFDADLPLPAEITAGISYKASDKWLFAFDYNHTKWSVYKALTVNFANGNVSNNPRNYKDSNSYRLGAQYIANDKFTFRAGWYFDQSPVQNGYFAPETPRNNSTGYTGGLTYKLNKNLGVDFSFLYLHFDEINNSYNYYYENGNAIPFGGTYKSSVFSPGVGVSYSF; translated from the coding sequence ATGAGAAAATTATTTTCTTTATCTTTAATGACTTTGGCTTCGGCTACTATGTTCGCTGGCGGATATAGAGTGAGTATGCAAGGTCAAAAACAATTAGCTATGGGTCATACCGGAGTAGCAGTTGTAAATAGTGCAGAGGTAGCGTTTTTTAACCCTGCAGGGATGTCTTTTTTAGATAAAAAATTCAACTTATCTGTGGGTGGAAATGTTTTATTTGCTAAAACAGCATTTCAAAATTCTATGTATAACTGGCAGGCAAATACTAATAACATGGGTACGCCATTTAGTTTGTATGCTACTTATAAAATTAATAAATTTATATCTGCAGGTTTAGCAGTTTACACACCATATGGTTCTACAGTAAAATGGAATCAAGATTGGCAGGGAGCACACTTAGTTAATAATATCAAATTAGAAGCAATATTTGTTCAGCCTACAGTTTCTTTCAAAGTGGGAGATGTTTTTAGTATAGGTGGTGGACCAATTCTTGCTACGGGAGGGGTTAAATTTGATAGAAACCTATCTACTAATCCATTATATTCTAATAACGGACAACCAACAGATGTTAATTTAGATGCGCAAGGAATTACAGCTTGGGGATATAATGTTGGTTTTATGTTTAAACCAGCAAAAGATTTTACATTAGGATTTGATTACCGTTCTGAAATTATAATGGAAGCAAGAGGTGGAGCAGCAACATTTAATGATGTTCCTGGATTTGCAACAGCTCAATTAGCAAATACTACTTTTGATGCAGATTTACCATTACCAGCTGAAATTACTGCAGGTATTTCATATAAAGCATCAGATAAATGGTTATTCGCATTTGATTACAACCATACAAAATGGAGTGTTTATAAAGCATTAACAGTTAATTTTGCTAATGGAAATGTGTCAAACAATCCAAGAAATTACAAAGATTCTAATTCATATCGTTTAGGAGCACAATATATCGCTAATGATAAATTTACATTTAGAGCAGGATGGTATTTCGATCAAAGTCCAGTTCAAAATGGTTATTTTGCGCCTGAAACACCAAGAAATAATTCTACAGGATATACAGGAGGTTTAACCTATAAATTAAACAAAAATTTAGGAGTTGACTTCTCATTCTTATATCTACATTTTGACGAAATCAACAACTCATACAATTATTATTACGAAAATGGAAATGCTATTCCGTTTGGTGGAACATACAAATCATCTGTATTTTCTCCTGGTGTAGGTGTTTCTTATAGCTTCTAA
- the bamA gene encoding outer membrane protein assembly factor BamA: MFKKKIVLVLAFIFLSATVTTKAQEAALEKGKEYTLAGIEVTGKVSYNEQTVITFTGLEIGSKIRVPGEEISGAVKKLWKLGLFNDVNFFVKKIEGESIFLELNLYELPKLNDFKFKGIRKGKIEEFTKDTDLKKGKVVNENLLSNTKNYIEKKFKKDGYYNAKVTINTVADSTDSNVDMVIFIDKGDKVKINSIDFIGNSQFTDKKLKKAFKNTKEKKITRLFKSSKYVKDKYKEDLETLIDKYKEKGYRDARIISENVNYNKKTNKIDISVNVEEGRKYYFGDIRYLGNTVYSNQSLNSIVRIKKGDVYNGVLLQKRISDNSTPDPEDITSLYQNNGYLFSNINPVEVRTENDTIDFEIRITEGPLAYFNNVTVKGNDKTNDKVIYRELKTRPGEKWNKELVIRTIRELGQLGFFDPEAIRPEPKNADPAAGTVDLEWTVVEKGSSQVELQGGYGAGGFIGTLGLSFNNFSLKNILKKEAYRPLPMGDGQKMSLRLQGSSYFQVYSLSFTEPWLGGKKPISFFTSLSYSRQFLYNYALRQTTRDQSFNISSITVGYGKRLTVPDDYFSISNSITFQYYDLNNYNTGLFTFGNGASRNLSFTTSITRDNRGINPIFPTSGSNITLSAKFSLPYSLWNGIDYANLGNQADYKLRNTGAGYTNANGQYVYTGAYIDNDGNPQSDYTLAIADRAKVDQQKYNWLEFYKIKFSVDAYNKLYKQLVLRTRAEFGFLGAYNSARGIIPFERFFVGGDGLANYSLDGREVIQLRGYPNNSLSSSDGGTVYNKFSMELRYPITLKQTASIYALTFLEAGAAYSNFKTFDPFKMQRSAGLGLRVFMPAFGLLGIDFAHGFDPVPGSTIKSGWQTHFIIGQQF, encoded by the coding sequence ATGTTTAAGAAAAAAATAGTATTAGTATTAGCCTTTATATTTTTAAGTGCAACCGTTACAACCAAAGCCCAAGAAGCGGCATTAGAAAAAGGAAAAGAATATACCTTGGCAGGCATTGAAGTCACAGGAAAAGTTTCTTATAACGAACAGACGGTAATTACTTTTACAGGATTAGAAATTGGCAGTAAAATTAGAGTCCCAGGTGAAGAAATAAGCGGTGCAGTAAAAAAATTATGGAAATTAGGATTGTTTAACGACGTAAATTTCTTCGTGAAAAAAATTGAAGGTGAATCTATCTTTTTAGAGCTTAATTTGTATGAATTACCTAAACTTAATGATTTTAAATTTAAAGGTATTCGTAAAGGAAAAATAGAAGAATTTACTAAAGACACTGATCTTAAAAAAGGAAAAGTTGTGAATGAAAATTTACTTTCAAACACAAAAAACTACATTGAGAAAAAATTCAAAAAAGACGGATATTACAACGCTAAAGTAACTATAAATACTGTTGCAGATTCTACAGACTCAAACGTAGACATGGTTATTTTTATAGACAAAGGAGATAAAGTTAAAATTAACTCTATAGACTTTATTGGTAATTCTCAATTCACAGATAAAAAACTTAAAAAAGCTTTTAAAAATACTAAAGAAAAGAAAATTACTAGATTGTTTAAATCTTCAAAATACGTTAAAGATAAGTATAAAGAAGACTTAGAAACACTAATTGACAAATACAAAGAAAAAGGGTACCGTGATGCACGTATTATCAGTGAAAATGTCAATTATAACAAAAAAACAAATAAAATTGATATTTCTGTAAATGTAGAAGAGGGTAGAAAATATTATTTTGGTGATATTCGTTATTTAGGTAATACTGTATATTCTAATCAATCTTTAAACAGTATTGTTAGAATAAAAAAAGGAGATGTTTACAATGGGGTATTATTACAAAAAAGAATATCAGACAATTCTACACCAGACCCTGAAGACATAACTAGTTTATATCAAAATAATGGTTATTTGTTCTCAAATATCAATCCAGTAGAGGTACGAACTGAAAACGATACTATCGATTTTGAAATTAGAATTACTGAAGGTCCTTTAGCTTATTTTAATAATGTTACCGTAAAAGGAAACGACAAAACAAATGACAAAGTAATTTATAGAGAATTAAAAACAAGACCTGGGGAAAAGTGGAACAAAGAATTAGTTATTCGTACCATTCGTGAGTTAGGTCAATTAGGATTTTTTGATCCAGAAGCTATTCGTCCAGAACCAAAAAATGCCGATCCTGCAGCAGGAACTGTTGATTTAGAATGGACCGTTGTAGAAAAAGGTTCAAGTCAAGTAGAGCTGCAAGGAGGATATGGTGCTGGAGGATTTATTGGAACTCTAGGTTTGTCTTTTAATAACTTTTCGTTAAAAAACATTCTGAAGAAAGAGGCATATCGTCCTTTACCTATGGGAGACGGTCAAAAAATGTCTTTACGTTTACAAGGGAGCAGCTATTTTCAAGTATATAGTTTATCGTTTACAGAACCTTGGTTAGGTGGTAAAAAACCCATTAGTTTCTTTACATCACTTTCTTATAGTAGACAATTTTTATATAACTATGCACTAAGACAAACAACCAGAGATCAGAGTTTTAATATTTCTTCTATTACTGTCGGATATGGAAAAAGATTAACGGTACCTGATGACTATTTTTCAATTTCTAATTCTATAACTTTCCAATATTATGATTTAAATAATTATAACACTGGATTGTTTACTTTTGGAAATGGAGCCTCTAGAAATTTATCGTTTACTACTTCAATCACTAGAGACAACCGAGGGATAAATCCTATCTTCCCTACATCAGGCTCTAATATAACTTTATCTGCTAAATTCTCTTTACCCTACTCGTTGTGGAATGGTATAGATTATGCTAATTTAGGAAATCAAGCAGATTATAAACTTAGAAATACAGGCGCAGGCTATACGAATGCAAATGGACAATATGTTTATACAGGTGCATATATAGACAATGATGGTAATCCACAAAGCGATTATACTTTAGCAATTGCCGACAGAGCAAAAGTAGATCAGCAAAAATACAATTGGTTAGAATTTTATAAAATAAAATTTAGTGTAGATGCCTACAATAAATTATACAAACAACTCGTTTTAAGAACAAGAGCTGAATTTGGATTCTTGGGAGCCTATAATAGCGCAAGAGGTATAATTCCTTTTGAACGTTTTTTTGTAGGAGGTGATGGTTTAGCAAACTACTCATTAGATGGTAGAGAAGTAATTCAATTACGTGGATATCCAAATAATTCATTATCTTCGTCTGATGGTGGAACAGTGTATAATAAATTTTCAATGGAATTAAGATATCCTATTACACTAAAACAAACAGCATCAATTTATGCTCTAACATTTTTAGAAGCTGGGGCGGCATACAGTAATTTTAAAACGTTTGATCCTTTCAAAATGCAACGTTCTGCAGGTTTAGGATTAAGGGTTTTCATGCCGGCCTTTGGTTTATTAGGAATTGATTTTGCTCATGGATTTGATCCTGTTCCTGGAAGTACAATTAAAAGTGGTTGGCAAACCCATTTCATCATCGGACAACAATTTTAA
- a CDS encoding isoprenyl transferase yields the protein MEIHQEIDKNNLPTHLAIIMDGNGRWAKQQGKLRAFGHENGTKTVKKTVEACAKLGIKFLTLYTFSTENWNRPKIEVDILMKLLISALKKELKTLQNNNIKLNTIGNIDNLPTGVKKELYDVMQQTKDNTAMTLTLALSYGSRDEIINAVKKITEKVKNNIISIDTIDESIINQHLYTQNMPDVDLVIRTSGEHRISNFLLWQIAYAEFYFTDVLWPDFKEAHLHEAILSYQKRERRFGKTSEQIK from the coding sequence ATGGAAATACATCAAGAAATAGATAAAAATAACCTTCCTACTCATTTGGCCATTATCATGGACGGCAATGGCCGTTGGGCTAAGCAACAGGGTAAATTGCGTGCTTTTGGTCATGAAAATGGAACTAAAACAGTAAAAAAAACTGTTGAAGCTTGCGCAAAATTAGGTATCAAATTCTTAACCTTGTATACTTTTTCTACTGAAAACTGGAATAGACCAAAAATTGAAGTAGATATTTTAATGAAATTACTCATAAGTGCCTTAAAAAAAGAGTTAAAAACACTTCAAAACAACAATATAAAACTTAACACGATTGGAAATATTGATAATTTACCAACAGGCGTTAAAAAAGAGCTTTACGATGTAATGCAACAAACAAAAGACAACACGGCTATGACGCTGACACTTGCACTTAGTTATGGCTCAAGAGATGAAATCATAAATGCTGTTAAAAAAATAACAGAAAAAGTTAAAAATAATATAATTTCAATAGACACTATTGATGAATCAATTATAAATCAGCATCTTTACACACAAAACATGCCTGATGTAGACTTAGTAATTAGAACAAGTGGCGAGCACAGAATAAGTAATTTTTTACTTTGGCAAATTGCTTACGCCGAATTCTATTTTACAGATGTCCTTTGGCCTGATTTTAAAGAAGCGCATTTACATGAAGCTATTTTAAGCTATCAAAAAAGAGAAAGAAGATTTGGTAAAACCAGCGAACAAATTAAATAA
- the porG gene encoding type IX secretion system protein PorG, whose protein sequence is MKNVLFYIATLFLSYSLHAQIHEFGVFAGGSNYIGDVGPTNYISPNKFAFGLLYKWNKSPRHSYRLSYYQGELISHDVDSNAPSRNLRGFSIKNSIKEFSAGVEFNFLDFDLHNTKDIFTPYIYTGITTFIYDELFIINKESKVDYKHYAFAIPMTVGIKTRLARKLILGAEVGARYTFTDNLDGSNPKNKNFENLKFGNLNSKDWYVFSGFTLTYTFGENPCFCAE, encoded by the coding sequence ATGAAGAACGTATTATTTTATATAGCTACCCTGTTTTTGAGTTATTCATTACATGCTCAAATACATGAATTTGGTGTTTTTGCTGGCGGAAGTAATTATATAGGCGATGTTGGCCCTACAAATTATATTTCACCAAATAAATTTGCTTTTGGTTTGCTTTATAAATGGAATAAAAGCCCCCGACATTCCTACAGACTTTCTTATTATCAAGGTGAATTAATTTCGCATGATGTAGATAGCAATGCGCCAAGCAGAAATTTAAGAGGGTTTTCTATTAAAAATTCTATAAAAGAGTTTTCTGCTGGTGTTGAATTTAATTTTTTGGATTTTGATTTACACAATACAAAAGATATTTTTACACCATATATTTATACAGGAATAACAACCTTTATTTATGACGAACTATTTATAATAAACAAAGAAAGTAAAGTAGATTACAAACACTATGCTTTTGCAATACCCATGACAGTGGGTATAAAAACAAGATTAGCGCGAAAACTAATTTTAGGAGCAGAGGTTGGAGCTAGATATACTTTTACAGATAATTTAGATGGGAGCAATCCAAAAAATAAGAATTTCGAAAATTTAAAATTTGGAAATTTAAACAGTAAAGATTGGTATGTGTTTAGTGGATTTACATTAACCTATACCTTTGGCGAAAACCCTTGCTTTTGTGCAGAATAA
- a CDS encoding NAD kinase, with amino-acid sequence MKIALFGQYYQNNTHTIIEKVVAYLMQRNCTLCFFKEFSETLQENGLKIDSYTTFETYEDLKNNFDFLISVGGDGTILRAATWVRNLDIPIIGINAGRLGFLATVQEENIEMLLTHVFDKNFTLSKRTLVSLETSPGNKDIEEINFALNEISISRKDTTSMITIETTINGEYLNSYWADGLVISTPTGSTGYSLSCGGPLLMPTATSFVITPIAPHNLTARPLVIPDDVEIKLKVSGREEQYLVSLDSRITSVTNETILTIKKSNFTISLVEFPQEGFFKTIRKKLLWGEDKRN; translated from the coding sequence ATGAAAATAGCCTTATTCGGACAATACTATCAGAACAACACCCACACCATCATTGAAAAGGTTGTTGCTTATTTAATGCAACGAAATTGTACCTTATGTTTTTTTAAAGAATTTTCAGAAACTTTACAAGAAAACGGACTAAAAATAGACTCTTACACCACTTTTGAAACGTATGAGGATTTAAAAAATAATTTTGATTTTTTAATTAGTGTGGGCGGTGATGGAACTATATTAAGAGCTGCTACTTGGGTAAGAAATTTAGACATTCCAATAATAGGAATTAATGCAGGCCGTCTAGGTTTTTTAGCAACGGTTCAAGAAGAGAATATTGAAATGCTATTAACACATGTTTTTGATAAAAATTTCACTTTATCAAAGAGAACATTAGTTAGTCTTGAAACTTCACCAGGAAACAAAGACATTGAGGAAATAAATTTTGCTTTAAATGAAATTTCAATTTCACGAAAAGACACTACTTCTATGATAACCATAGAAACTACGATTAATGGCGAATATCTAAATTCATATTGGGCAGACGGATTAGTAATATCAACCCCAACAGGTTCAACGGGATATTCTTTAAGTTGTGGCGGACCCTTATTGATGCCTACAGCTACAAGCTTTGTAATTACCCCTATTGCTCCCCATAATTTGACTGCAAGACCTTTAGTTATTCCCGATGATGTAGAGATTAAACTTAAAGTTTCGGGAAGAGAAGAACAATATTTAGTCTCATTAGACTCTCGAATTACTTCTGTAACAAATGAAACTATTTTAACGATAAAAAAATCTAATTTTACAATCTCTTTGGTAGAATTTCCACAAGAAGGCTTCTTTAAAACAATTAGAAAAAAATTGCTTTGGGGAGAAGATAAAAGAAACTAA
- a CDS encoding pyridoxine 5'-phosphate synthase — protein MTKLSVNINKIATLRNSRGGNVPNLLQVATDLQKFGAAGITIHPRPDERHIKYQDARDLKPIVYTEFNIEGNPQHNFIDLVLEVVPTQVTLVPDAIGALTSNAGWDTITHQSYLKDVVALFKSKGIRTSIFVDPNEKMIEGAKETGTDRIELYTESFAHEFGLGNLKGIEPYVLAANKATEMGLGINAGHDLSLENIKFFKENIPNLLEVSIGHALVSESLYLGFDNVINMYLQRLK, from the coding sequence ATGACAAAATTATCAGTAAATATCAATAAAATAGCGACGTTACGAAATTCAAGAGGCGGAAATGTGCCAAATTTGCTTCAAGTGGCTACAGATCTTCAAAAATTTGGTGCTGCAGGCATTACCATTCATCCTAGACCAGACGAACGCCATATAAAATACCAAGATGCTAGAGATTTAAAACCTATTGTTTATACAGAATTTAACATAGAAGGAAATCCACAACACAACTTTATTGATTTAGTACTAGAAGTAGTGCCTACTCAAGTCACGCTTGTTCCAGATGCTATTGGCGCATTAACGTCAAATGCGGGATGGGACACAATTACGCATCAATCCTATTTAAAGGATGTTGTTGCGCTATTTAAAAGCAAAGGTATTCGAACGTCAATTTTTGTTGATCCCAATGAAAAAATGATAGAAGGTGCTAAAGAGACTGGTACGGACAGAATTGAATTGTATACTGAAAGTTTTGCGCATGAGTTTGGTTTAGGTAATCTAAAAGGAATTGAGCCGTATGTTTTAGCAGCAAATAAAGCAACTGAAATGGGGCTTGGAATTAATGCCGGGCATGATTTAAGTTTGGAAAATATAAAATTTTTTAAAGAAAACATCCCTAATTTATTGGAAGTTTCTATTGGCCATGCACTTGTTTCTGAATCCCTATATTTAGGGTTTGACAATGTAATTAACATGTATTTACAACGCTTAAAGTAA
- a CDS encoding CBS domain-containing protein, with product MTKIQDFINNKIEALQAHESIVEARNIFLDFDYSHFPILDQNVFIGSIGKEEAEIFPTSDTISTHKYGLHRFFVRETMNWFDVFEEFSKNNSTILPVLDANNTYVGFYELDDVLHFLNETTFIKENGGILSIEKNSNDFTFSQICQIVESNHAQILGVFVSQTTEETTQITLKITEVNFNEIIQTFRRYNYIVLSEHQEDSYLNSLKERSDYLDKYLNI from the coding sequence ATGACTAAAATTCAAGATTTTATTAATAATAAAATTGAAGCCCTACAAGCACATGAAAGTATTGTTGAGGCACGAAATATTTTTTTAGACTTTGATTATTCTCATTTTCCTATACTTGATCAAAATGTATTTATAGGATCAATTGGCAAAGAAGAAGCCGAAATTTTCCCTACTTCAGATACCATTTCCACTCATAAGTATGGCTTACATCGTTTTTTTGTAAGGGAAACGATGAATTGGTTTGATGTATTTGAAGAATTTTCTAAAAATAACAGTACAATTTTACCTGTTTTAGACGCAAACAATACATATGTAGGTTTTTATGAATTAGATGATGTACTTCATTTTCTAAATGAAACTACATTTATAAAAGAAAACGGAGGTATACTTAGTATTGAAAAAAACTCAAATGATTTTACATTTAGTCAAATTTGTCAAATTGTAGAAAGTAATCATGCTCAAATATTAGGCGTTTTTGTTTCTCAAACTACTGAAGAAACAACACAAATAACACTTAAAATTACGGAAGTAAATTTTAATGAAATTATCCAAACTTTTAGGCGTTATAATTATATCGTTTTATCTGAGCATCAAGAAGATTCTTATTTGAACAGCCTGAAAGAACGTTCAGATTATTTAGATAAATATTTAAATATTTAA
- a CDS encoding alpha/beta fold hydrolase codes for MQLFSRIEGEGMPLLIIHGFLGMSDNWKTLSTQFAALGFQVHALDMRNHGKSFHDDAFNYDVMVHDVKNYLDFHHIEKAILLGHSMGGKVVMLFSTVYPQMVEKLIVADIGPKYYAPHHQKILAALNAVDFSKNPSRGDVETIFSTYISDFGTKQFLLKNLFRITPDTLGFRFNLNVFNEKIEEIGTALSLNAHFFGETLFLRGDKSDYITDADFETIYYHFPKATIVAVPNSGHWLHAENPEAFFCEVRKFIS; via the coding sequence ATGCAGTTATTTTCAAGAATTGAAGGCGAGGGCATGCCACTACTCATTATTCACGGTTTTTTAGGAATGTCAGACAATTGGAAAACGTTAAGCACACAATTTGCAGCATTAGGTTTTCAGGTTCATGCTTTAGATATGCGAAATCATGGAAAAAGTTTTCATGATGATGCATTTAATTATGACGTAATGGTTCATGATGTGAAAAATTATTTGGATTTTCATCACATTGAAAAAGCCATTTTATTAGGTCATTCTATGGGTGGTAAAGTAGTTATGCTATTTTCTACAGTATATCCACAAATGGTTGAAAAATTAATTGTGGCAGATATTGGACCAAAATATTATGCACCACATCATCAAAAAATTCTAGCTGCTTTAAATGCAGTAGATTTTTCAAAAAATCCATCCCGCGGAGATGTAGAAACAATTTTTTCAACGTACATCTCCGATTTTGGAACAAAACAATTTTTATTGAAAAATTTGTTCCGTATTACACCTGACACACTAGGTTTTAGATTTAATTTAAATGTTTTCAATGAAAAAATTGAAGAAATTGGCACAGCATTGTCTTTGAATGCTCATTTTTTTGGTGAAACACTCTTTTTAAGAGGTGATAAATCAGATTACATAACAGATGCAGATTTTGAAACAATTTATTATCATTTTCCTAAAGCGACTATTGTTGCGGTGCCCAATTCAGGTCATTGGCTTCATGCAGAAAATCCTGAAGCCTTTTTTTGTGAAGTACGAAAATTTATCAGCTAA